One stretch of Candidatus Sericytochromatia bacterium DNA includes these proteins:
- a CDS encoding ferritin-like domain-containing protein codes for MSATTDTTRPGTGPLNDQVMPLLHDIYKAEMAGINRYLHYSFMIMGHNRIPIQAWFRSQATESMDHATIIGEKITSYGGHPPMVAAVAEETNLHTVDAILRESLQHEEATLAMYRRLVAVAGDDIALEELARGFVRTETEHIDEVKKMLRSPH; via the coding sequence ATGAGCGCCACGACCGACACCACGCGTCCCGGCACCGGCCCCCTGAACGACCAGGTCATGCCGTTGCTGCACGACATCTACAAGGCCGAGATGGCCGGCATCAACCGCTACCTGCACTACTCGTTCATGATCATGGGGCACAATCGCATCCCGATCCAGGCCTGGTTCCGCTCGCAGGCCACCGAGAGCATGGACCACGCCACCATCATCGGCGAGAAGATCACCTCGTACGGTGGTCATCCCCCCATGGTGGCGGCCGTCGCGGAGGAAACCAACCTCCACACGGTCGATGCGATCCTGCGCGAAAGCCTGCAACATGAGGAGGCCACGCTGGCCATGTACCGCCGTCTGGTGGCGGTGGCGGGCGACGACATCGCCCTGGAAGAGCTGGCGCGCGGCTTCGTGCGGACCGAGACCGAGCACATCGACGAGGTCAAGAAGATGCTGCGGAGCCCGCACTAG
- a CDS encoding FKBP-type peptidyl-prolyl cis-trans isomerase gives MPELPSGLSYEILTPGAEDAAVAAPGQVVSVHYTGRLMDGKVFDSSHSRNQPFRFDLGRGDVIRGWDEGVAGMKVGETRKLTIPPELGYGARGAGGVIPPNATLEFDVELLAIQ, from the coding sequence GTGCCCGAATTGCCCAGTGGCCTGTCTTACGAGATTCTCACCCCCGGCGCGGAGGATGCCGCCGTGGCCGCCCCCGGTCAGGTTGTGTCGGTGCATTACACCGGTCGGCTGATGGATGGCAAGGTCTTCGATTCGTCGCATTCGCGCAACCAGCCCTTCCGCTTCGACCTCGGTCGCGGCGACGTGATCCGGGGCTGGGATGAGGGGGTGGCCGGCATGAAAGTGGGCGAGACGCGCAAGCTGACCATTCCGCCGGAGCTCGGCTATGGCGCGCGTGGGGCTGGCGGGGTGATTCCGCCCAACGCCACCTTGGAGTTCGACGTGGAGTTGCTGGCGATTCAATAG
- a CDS encoding S8 family serine peptidase: protein MRRFPTPALLGLAIALSLPACGQRPTPLAQAAATGATVAQRADGRSEWLVKVAPQADLAGLDVLDRDLAALGWLTVAQPAGISASEARRRLTRLPGVLDAQPNHVYGLDTPVSVTAQAPRLPGLLQGDPELGRQYHLNLIHAPQAWAVTRGSRQVRLALLDTGVDPAHPELRDRLDPEVGLYNAVMRNKDVRDGHGHGTHTAGIALASLDNGAGGAGVAPGVSLMGIQVLSSNGNGTTKSIATGFLYAANNGARVINASLAVYRRDKVLEAAIQQALDRDVCIVASAGNVGKENDPETAPHLPSTYPGVIEVAATDAQDRVASFSNFGKTVSVAAPGVDVWSTFPTKNGIPGYGLASGTSMAAPCAAGVVALIRSQHPDWKRAQVKAHLEARAQDLGLAGFDPRFGHGRIDAGRAVAL, encoded by the coding sequence ATGCGCCGCTTCCCGACCCCTGCCCTGCTCGGGCTGGCGATCGCCCTCTCCCTGCCGGCCTGCGGGCAGCGGCCCACGCCGCTGGCCCAGGCCGCCGCGACCGGCGCCACCGTGGCGCAGCGCGCCGATGGACGCAGCGAATGGCTGGTGAAAGTGGCGCCCCAGGCAGACCTGGCCGGCCTGGACGTGCTCGACCGCGACCTGGCCGCGCTGGGCTGGCTGACGGTGGCGCAGCCCGCCGGGATCTCCGCCAGTGAAGCCCGGCGGCGTCTGACGCGCCTGCCGGGGGTGCTGGATGCGCAGCCCAACCACGTCTACGGGCTGGACACGCCCGTCTCCGTGACGGCTCAGGCCCCGCGCTTGCCGGGCCTGTTGCAGGGCGACCCGGAGCTGGGACGCCAGTATCACCTGAACCTGATTCACGCCCCACAGGCCTGGGCCGTCACGCGTGGCAGCCGCCAGGTGCGCCTGGCCCTGCTCGACACGGGCGTCGACCCGGCCCACCCGGAACTGCGCGACCGGCTCGACCCGGAGGTGGGGCTTTACAACGCGGTGATGCGAAACAAGGACGTCCGGGACGGTCACGGCCACGGCACCCACACCGCCGGCATCGCGCTGGCCTCGCTGGACAACGGTGCCGGTGGCGCCGGAGTCGCCCCAGGCGTCAGCCTGATGGGCATCCAGGTGCTGTCATCGAACGGCAACGGCACCACCAAGAGCATCGCGACAGGGTTTCTCTATGCCGCCAACAACGGCGCCCGCGTGATCAACGCCAGCCTGGCGGTCTACCGGCGCGACAAGGTGCTCGAAGCCGCCATCCAGCAGGCCCTGGACCGGGATGTCTGCATCGTGGCGAGCGCCGGGAACGTGGGCAAGGAGAATGATCCCGAAACCGCCCCACACCTGCCGTCGACCTATCCGGGCGTGATCGAGGTGGCCGCCACCGATGCGCAGGACCGCGTGGCGAGCTTCAGCAACTTCGGCAAGACCGTCAGCGTGGCTGCCCCCGGGGTGGATGTCTGGTCGACCTTTCCAACCAAGAACGGGATACCTGGCTACGGGCTGGCCTCCGGCACCAGCATGGCCGCGCCTTGCGCGGCCGGCGTGGTGGCGCTGATTCGCAGCCAGCATCCGGACTGGAAGCGGGCCCAGGTCAAGGCCCACCTGGAGGCGCGCGCGCAGGATCTGGGGCTGGCCGGCTTCGATCCGCGCTTCGGCCACGGGCGCATCGACGCGGGCCGGGCCGTCGCCCTCTGA
- a CDS encoding S8 family serine peptidase — MRQARLVSGLILAALVAAGCGRQAPAAPQTRGAGLVAGLAVSGQRAVVMLRGEALPGVLAAPNRAGLTVVDRLPELRALVVQASNGAGRQALLALAADPGVASVTPDWPVSLEAISNDPMVGQQYSLRAGNVAEAWSRAPKRGKGVLVALIDSGIDLGHPEFEGRVNKTGVNVIDPLKFPQDDHGHGTHCAGIIGATADNGEGIAGVAPGVQFLPVKIFNSRGQGTASGVSKGIVNAMTYQPKVMSMSIGLYQYSPVLEEALQYALDRDCVLVASAGNSNKENDPQYAPHLPSTYPGVIEVASSNSDNVRSKYSNFGKTVSVIAPGETILSTWPRAGLGPTAPKSYTTASGTSMAAPFVAGVAALIRGENPGLKRDEVRRRIEAGARDLGDAGFDPYHGHGLIDAGKALSLN, encoded by the coding sequence GTGCGCCAAGCTCGTTTGGTTTCTGGTTTGATCCTGGCCGCGCTGGTCGCGGCCGGCTGCGGCCGGCAGGCGCCGGCCGCGCCCCAGACGCGTGGGGCAGGACTGGTGGCGGGGCTCGCCGTGAGCGGGCAACGCGCCGTGGTGATGCTGCGCGGCGAGGCGCTGCCCGGTGTGCTGGCGGCCCCCAACCGGGCCGGTCTGACGGTGGTCGATCGCCTGCCGGAACTGCGCGCGCTGGTGGTGCAGGCCAGCAACGGCGCGGGGCGTCAGGCCCTGCTCGCCCTGGCGGCCGATCCCGGCGTGGCTTCCGTGACCCCCGATTGGCCGGTGTCGTTGGAGGCCATCAGCAACGATCCCATGGTCGGTCAGCAGTATTCCCTGCGCGCCGGCAACGTGGCCGAGGCCTGGAGTCGGGCGCCCAAGCGCGGCAAGGGTGTGCTGGTGGCTCTGATCGACTCGGGCATCGACCTCGGTCATCCCGAGTTCGAAGGGCGGGTCAACAAGACCGGCGTCAACGTCATTGATCCGCTCAAGTTCCCACAGGATGACCACGGCCACGGCACCCACTGTGCCGGTATCATCGGCGCGACCGCCGACAACGGCGAGGGCATCGCGGGCGTGGCGCCCGGGGTCCAGTTCCTGCCCGTCAAGATCTTCAACAGCCGGGGCCAGGGAACAGCCTCAGGCGTGTCCAAGGGCATCGTCAACGCGATGACCTACCAGCCCAAGGTCATGTCGATGAGCATCGGTTTGTACCAGTACTCGCCCGTGCTGGAAGAGGCGCTGCAATATGCACTGGATCGCGACTGCGTGCTGGTGGCCTCGGCGGGCAACTCGAACAAGGAGAATGATCCGCAGTACGCCCCGCACCTGCCGTCGACCTATCCGGGCGTGATCGAGGTGGCGTCCTCGAATTCCGACAACGTGCGCTCGAAGTATTCCAACTTCGGCAAGACGGTCTCGGTGATCGCCCCGGGGGAGACAATCCTCTCGACCTGGCCGCGGGCCGGGTTGGGTCCCACCGCGCCCAAGAGTTACACCACGGCCAGCGGCACCAGCATGGCGGCGCCCTTCGTGGCCGGGGTCGCGGCCCTGATCCGGGGCGAGAACCCCGGGCTCAAGCGGGACGAGGTGCGTCGTCGGATTGAAGCCGGCGCGCGGGATCTCGGCGATGCTGGCTTCGACCCCTACCACGGCCACGGCCTGATCGACGCGGGCAAGGCCCTTTCGCTCAACTGA
- a CDS encoding chromophore lyase CpcT/CpeT, translating into MFTFSHPMTRSLPLFALLTALSACGTTPTASLKGQATVQAQGMATQATLNALANKMIGVYDSKDQALADPENYRDVTLHMVRVWPERKDGPWLYIEQALSKQVQLPYRQRVYRLLPRTDGRVASEVYTLPEPVLKYAGAWRQANPLGDLKPADLTPRTGCAVVLRQTSPGIWAGGTVGRECPSELYGAAYATSEVVVSGSTLKSWDRGYDANGEQVWGAEKGGYVFIKRSVR; encoded by the coding sequence ATGTTCACCTTCTCCCATCCGATGACCCGCAGCCTGCCCCTCTTTGCGCTGCTGACCGCGCTTTCGGCCTGCGGCACGACCCCGACCGCCTCGCTCAAGGGGCAAGCCACGGTGCAGGCGCAGGGCATGGCCACCCAGGCCACCCTCAACGCGCTGGCCAACAAGATGATCGGCGTCTATGACAGCAAGGATCAGGCCCTGGCCGATCCCGAAAACTACCGTGACGTCACCCTGCACATGGTGCGCGTGTGGCCTGAGCGCAAGGATGGCCCCTGGCTGTACATCGAGCAGGCCCTGTCGAAGCAGGTGCAGCTGCCTTATCGCCAGCGCGTTTACCGGCTGTTGCCCCGCACGGACGGCCGGGTGGCCTCCGAGGTGTACACGCTGCCGGAACCCGTCCTGAAGTATGCGGGGGCCTGGCGTCAGGCCAACCCGCTGGGTGACCTCAAGCCAGCCGACCTCACGCCCCGCACGGGCTGCGCGGTGGTCCTGCGCCAGACCTCGCCCGGCATCTGGGCCGGCGGCACGGTCGGACGGGAGTGCCCGTCCGAACTGTATGGCGCGGCCTATGCCACCAGTGAGGTGGTCGTCTCGGGCAGCACCCTCAAGAGCTGGGACCGCGGCTACGACGCCAACGGGGAGCAGGTCTGGGGCGCCGAGAAGGGCGGCTACGTCTTCATCAAGCGCTCGGTGCGCTAG
- a CDS encoding VCBS repeat-containing protein, with translation MQKPILASLLLGSLVAASSACGRLPGVATPRAAASDLSALARGYRAEPRATIAIDHPAFLHIEGEERNQPTLIVSSFGVFGGDAVRRIRGIDAVLAGRSLTPELITKDAVWPNEVKAVPSSVMPGGYLVAGGFLVPGKTGALTLVNAGGASRVLTDPGVVTEKKPGWFYHRAVWRDMNGDGRLDILTARAKKPMMGPALGELVWFSEGRNRAGFWEEHVIAQGPDVHFRLADLDGDGREEVLASEFFSKRFTVLWQEGDTWRNRVIDTKCGSAFDLEVADLNGDGRRDVVLTNHEANLEAGAFAYEIPQDWKNTLWPKHVIAKGIETRNGGPNQASPGAPVVVPGAAPNGKALILLAGDGSQRVHLLAPRSTDRSDWNYQLIDLANLGCTVGQLAVADLDADGAPEIFAPAYDKHQIHVFTLRTPAAKRTKR, from the coding sequence GTGCAAAAACCCATCCTGGCCTCGCTCTTGCTGGGCTCCCTGGTGGCCGCCTCGTCGGCTTGCGGGCGCTTGCCCGGGGTGGCGACCCCACGGGCGGCCGCCTCGGACCTGTCGGCCCTGGCGCGTGGCTACCGGGCTGAACCGCGGGCGACGATCGCCATCGATCACCCCGCTTTCCTGCACATCGAAGGTGAAGAGCGCAATCAGCCCACCCTGATCGTGAGCTCCTTTGGCGTTTTCGGCGGCGATGCGGTGCGTCGCATTCGCGGGATCGACGCGGTGCTGGCCGGCCGGAGCCTGACGCCCGAGCTGATCACCAAGGATGCGGTCTGGCCCAACGAGGTCAAGGCGGTACCGAGTTCGGTCATGCCGGGTGGCTATCTGGTGGCCGGCGGCTTCCTGGTGCCTGGCAAGACCGGCGCCCTGACCCTGGTGAACGCGGGCGGGGCGAGCCGCGTGCTGACGGATCCGGGCGTGGTCACCGAGAAGAAGCCCGGCTGGTTCTACCACCGCGCCGTGTGGCGTGACATGAACGGCGATGGGCGCCTGGACATCCTGACGGCGCGGGCCAAGAAGCCCATGATGGGCCCTGCGCTGGGTGAGCTGGTCTGGTTCAGCGAAGGCCGCAACCGCGCGGGTTTCTGGGAAGAACACGTGATCGCGCAGGGCCCGGATGTTCACTTCCGCCTGGCCGACCTGGATGGCGACGGCCGCGAGGAGGTGCTGGCCTCCGAGTTCTTCTCCAAGCGCTTCACGGTGCTCTGGCAGGAAGGCGACACCTGGCGCAACCGCGTGATCGATACCAAGTGCGGCTCGGCCTTCGACCTCGAAGTGGCGGACCTCAATGGCGACGGCCGTCGTGATGTCGTGCTGACCAACCACGAGGCCAACCTCGAGGCCGGCGCCTTTGCCTATGAAATTCCTCAGGACTGGAAGAACACGCTGTGGCCCAAGCACGTGATCGCCAAGGGCATCGAAACCCGCAACGGCGGTCCCAACCAGGCCTCTCCCGGGGCCCCAGTGGTGGTGCCGGGGGCCGCACCCAACGGCAAGGCCCTGATCCTGCTGGCCGGTGACGGTTCGCAGCGGGTCCACCTGCTGGCGCCGCGCAGCACCGACCGCAGCGACTGGAATTACCAGCTGATCGACCTGGCCAACCTCGGTTGCACGGTGGGGCAGCTGGCCGTGGCCGACCTCGATGCGGACGGCGCGCCGGAGATCTTTGCGCCCGCTTACGACAAGCACCAGATTCACGTCTTTACCCTGCGCACCCCCGCCGCCAAGCGGACCAAGCGCTGA
- a CDS encoding glycoside hydrolase family 15 protein, with the protein MDHRRSTWNQLPGALLGRRSRRLGWIRGLIGIGLAASLVSACGLSPLRPAQATPVDRLGMSASGLDMSGPGSWLFGVCPNFSQVSNGRVMSAVSREFGRLARPGALINMLWPSYAENRLRVATVGFHDGRSLRWADELRLVSQRVVPDTGRVISTFAEPKGRYRLVIEDLAVRDVDVIARRVTLENTGVEALNGGSFMALADFALTLTGRDDRLSWRPAEQALLVQNPEAGCATAMAGDDEPSGYQCGAAGLALGPAVAAGIDARDGRLSGHRSAQGVAGTEGALSFDVPALAPGARHSQDLYLSVGAQPEAALAAIAHARRQGFTRLAEADAGFWRDHLARAPRSGGDAREEAVFRRALIVIKQLQADTGGILAAASTISPAYKYVWIQDLVVDVRALALCGYHVEARAALDFMARTQKADGDWWVTHRGDGKPFLAWEHGSEWMGGYWVSAVDAYVAASRDQAAIAAWWPQIERACRFMQAQITPSGLIGPNMDLWETFKDKSWTLTNASFVGGLEAAARMADRTGRSAQAGEWRRAAQGLREALRVQAVVAPEGYWGKGVRPGATRPDPIIDASVLGATWPYGVVSPQDPITRATMARIQQRLLQPGGGVRRWEGDDWYGAQGWCELTDWLALVAHQAGDTALAKRLHASNTDKAHTTGSLQLGEVFDERTGRFTSAFPLGWPEAQYVLTSLAFQGRVPLSLPPQSSRPAAAGSVLPLVSP; encoded by the coding sequence GTGGATCACCGTCGCTCCACTTGGAACCAGCTACCAGGTGCCCTGCTGGGGCGCCGGTCTCGCCGTCTCGGATGGATCCGTGGGCTGATCGGGATCGGCTTGGCCGCCAGTCTGGTGAGCGCTTGCGGGCTGTCTCCCCTGCGCCCCGCGCAGGCCACGCCGGTCGATCGCCTGGGCATGAGCGCCAGCGGGCTCGATATGTCAGGGCCTGGCTCCTGGCTTTTCGGCGTGTGCCCCAACTTTTCCCAGGTCTCCAATGGTCGGGTCATGAGCGCAGTCTCGCGCGAATTCGGTCGCCTCGCGCGGCCGGGCGCGCTGATCAACATGCTCTGGCCCAGCTACGCTGAGAATCGTTTGCGCGTCGCCACGGTGGGCTTCCACGACGGCCGGAGCCTGCGCTGGGCCGATGAGCTGCGCCTGGTGTCCCAGCGCGTCGTGCCGGATACGGGGCGGGTCATCTCCACCTTTGCGGAGCCCAAGGGGCGCTATCGGTTGGTGATCGAGGATCTGGCCGTGCGCGACGTCGACGTGATCGCCCGGCGCGTGACCCTGGAAAACACGGGGGTGGAGGCCTTGAACGGCGGCTCCTTCATGGCGCTGGCCGATTTCGCCCTGACCCTGACAGGCCGCGACGATCGCCTGAGCTGGCGCCCGGCCGAACAGGCCCTGCTGGTGCAGAACCCCGAAGCCGGCTGTGCCACCGCCATGGCCGGCGACGACGAGCCGAGCGGCTATCAGTGCGGTGCGGCCGGGTTGGCCCTGGGGCCGGCCGTGGCCGCCGGGATCGACGCGCGGGACGGGCGTTTGAGCGGCCATCGCAGCGCCCAGGGCGTGGCCGGTACCGAAGGCGCGCTCAGTTTCGACGTGCCGGCCCTGGCGCCGGGCGCACGCCATAGCCAGGACCTTTACCTGAGCGTGGGCGCCCAGCCGGAGGCCGCGCTGGCGGCGATCGCCCACGCCCGGCGGCAGGGCTTCACGCGGCTGGCTGAGGCCGATGCCGGTTTCTGGCGTGATCACCTCGCGAGGGCCCCACGCTCGGGCGGGGACGCCCGGGAAGAAGCCGTCTTCCGGCGTGCCCTGATCGTGATCAAGCAGCTGCAGGCCGACACGGGCGGCATTCTGGCGGCTGCCTCGACCATCAGCCCGGCCTACAAGTACGTCTGGATCCAGGACCTCGTCGTGGACGTGCGCGCCCTGGCCCTGTGCGGCTACCACGTGGAAGCGCGTGCGGCCCTCGACTTCATGGCCCGCACCCAGAAGGCCGACGGCGACTGGTGGGTGACCCACCGGGGCGACGGGAAACCTTTCCTGGCCTGGGAGCACGGCTCCGAGTGGATGGGCGGCTACTGGGTTTCGGCCGTGGATGCCTACGTGGCGGCCAGCCGGGATCAGGCGGCGATCGCTGCGTGGTGGCCACAGATCGAGCGGGCCTGTCGCTTCATGCAGGCCCAGATCACGCCCTCGGGCCTGATCGGCCCCAACATGGACCTCTGGGAAACCTTCAAGGACAAGAGCTGGACGCTGACCAACGCCTCGTTCGTGGGCGGGCTGGAAGCGGCGGCGCGCATGGCCGATCGCACCGGTCGCTCGGCCCAGGCCGGCGAATGGCGCAGGGCCGCGCAAGGCCTGCGGGAAGCGCTGCGCGTGCAGGCGGTGGTGGCGCCCGAGGGTTACTGGGGCAAGGGCGTGCGCCCTGGCGCGACGCGCCCCGACCCGATCATCGACGCCTCGGTGCTGGGCGCCACCTGGCCCTATGGCGTGGTCAGTCCGCAGGACCCGATCACCCGCGCCACCATGGCCCGCATCCAGCAACGCCTGCTGCAACCCGGTGGCGGCGTGCGCCGCTGGGAGGGCGATGACTGGTACGGCGCGCAGGGCTGGTGCGAGCTGACCGACTGGCTGGCGCTGGTGGCCCATCAGGCCGGCGACACGGCCCTGGCCAAGCGCCTGCACGCCAGCAACACCGACAAGGCCCATACCACCGGTTCCTTGCAGCTCGGCGAGGTCTTCGACGAGCGCACGGGCCGCTTCACCAGTGCGTTTCCGCTGGGCTGGCCGGAGGCACAGTACGTGCTCACCAGCCTGGCCTTCCAGGGCCGCGTGCCCCTGAGCCTGCCCCCTCAATCGTCTCGTCCCGCCGCGGCGGGTTCCGTTCTCCCTCTCGTTTCGCCGTGA
- a CDS encoding BTAD domain-containing putative transcriptional regulator gives MRGYNRGVTLDAWIIPSKLSPPALPPDILPREDLCATAREPAVTILQAGPGGGKTLTMALLAQRIGGELAWVSLDQDDCDPTTLFAYLVAAIRAHVPPFGDEVRAMAGQGAPAKAVWSRLFQSLGAYDPPALTIALDDVHGLIQQTPEVISGLTYFLDKLPRGVRLLLSTRKRYPGALGRLSAAGTVRVIDEARLRFNPAEVDAYMRARVPGLADDPAFRERAHALEGWPLGLDLLTADPGRAIALGGSGGSDPEIEAYIAEELYQGQPALRRSFMLRAAILEEPTAEACREVLQLADTDTTLAALEADHLVTRRGEAYVFPNHLRQFLRTEAERVVPAEERRGWHRWAAEHYREQGRDELAIPHLIACGDWRAAGQACRESFPRMRHDGRLALIGRWLDAFPEAAFDQDPYLLVWHGSALARDGRLPEGLAAFDRALTSFTAREDRAGQFKVRVRQANIALARQEARDYANYLLAAQALATDGEPEDLADLALIRGHAAEQKGDLEGFRNFNEQVLAQRDDGGLELAASRYIAHVNLYTYQLHRGAYREAHGHLERAIAIADERNFYPYMLAAKLQRIHLWACEGKVDEAESALKALPAGWREVLDWHDLACAHAVAGNIAMLRGQWREADDRLKASLNLFDRIGLQEGKKIPLELQLWVCVRRHTPQRMSALLAEANVPAGKTIYDLALLLPRARAALQLDDAAGALALAGEAVTGLTPLNAARHLAHAHAIIAAARLRLGERGAARAAFEQAEQLLQSRQIAFLRNMDAELWNELSTLGAAAPVASAAAAVAQQVRTAPSLAETEQQAGGTAPLGLTLRMLGGFEARVDGSAIDRWPRQSAKLILASLAIYPRGLTLVELAEHVGGGEASNLTRFKVAVSTLRRILEPEVEHGRESRFVQFADERYLLAPDALASVDVRAFENGLTTAERLWAEDPNAAAGRLAETLALYRGNLLDCAPFNDRFLPEREALRFKALQGFLRLAAWQKASPNAAEQTLTRLLGLMPWEEEAALALMRHHAAIDRPDRVRQVYWDCRKALKAAFGGTPSEEFEQAYQALLKA, from the coding sequence GTGCGCGGGTATAACCGGGGCGTGACCCTTGATGCCTGGATCATCCCGAGCAAGCTCAGCCCGCCCGCCTTGCCGCCGGACATCCTCCCGCGCGAGGACCTCTGCGCGACGGCGCGTGAGCCTGCGGTGACGATCCTGCAAGCCGGCCCCGGTGGCGGCAAGACCCTGACCATGGCCCTGCTGGCCCAGCGCATCGGGGGTGAGCTGGCCTGGGTGTCGCTGGACCAGGACGACTGCGACCCGACCACCTTGTTTGCTTATCTGGTGGCTGCCATTCGCGCCCACGTGCCCCCCTTCGGAGACGAGGTGCGGGCCATGGCGGGGCAGGGCGCGCCCGCCAAGGCAGTCTGGTCGCGGCTGTTCCAATCATTGGGGGCGTATGATCCGCCGGCCCTGACGATCGCCCTGGATGATGTGCATGGGCTGATCCAGCAGACGCCGGAGGTGATCAGTGGCCTGACCTACTTCCTCGACAAGCTGCCGCGCGGCGTGCGCCTGCTCCTGAGCACGCGCAAACGTTACCCGGGCGCCCTCGGCCGCCTGTCCGCCGCCGGCACCGTGCGCGTGATCGATGAGGCGCGCCTGCGCTTCAACCCGGCCGAAGTGGACGCCTACATGCGGGCCCGGGTGCCCGGCCTGGCCGATGACCCGGCCTTTCGCGAGCGGGCGCACGCGCTGGAGGGGTGGCCGCTGGGCCTGGATCTGCTGACGGCGGACCCGGGCCGGGCGATCGCCCTGGGCGGCAGCGGTGGCAGCGACCCGGAAATCGAGGCCTACATCGCGGAGGAACTCTATCAAGGCCAGCCGGCCCTGCGCCGCAGTTTCATGCTGCGCGCGGCCATTCTGGAGGAACCGACGGCCGAGGCCTGCCGCGAGGTGCTGCAGCTGGCGGACACGGACACCACGCTGGCCGCGCTGGAGGCCGACCACCTGGTCACGCGGCGCGGCGAGGCCTACGTCTTTCCGAACCACTTGCGTCAGTTCCTGCGCACCGAGGCCGAGCGCGTCGTGCCGGCGGAGGAACGCCGCGGCTGGCATCGCTGGGCGGCCGAACATTACCGCGAACAGGGGCGGGACGAGCTGGCCATCCCGCACCTGATTGCCTGTGGCGACTGGCGCGCCGCCGGCCAGGCTTGCCGGGAAAGCTTTCCACGCATGCGTCACGATGGTCGCCTGGCCCTGATCGGTCGCTGGCTGGACGCCTTTCCCGAGGCGGCCTTCGACCAAGACCCCTACCTGCTGGTCTGGCACGGCTCGGCCCTGGCCCGCGACGGCCGTCTGCCAGAGGGCCTGGCCGCCTTCGATCGCGCCCTGACGAGCTTCACCGCCCGAGAGGACCGGGCTGGCCAGTTCAAGGTGCGGGTGCGTCAGGCCAACATCGCGCTGGCACGTCAGGAGGCGCGCGACTACGCCAACTACCTGCTGGCGGCCCAGGCGCTGGCGACGGACGGCGAGCCCGAAGACCTGGCCGACCTGGCCTTGATTCGCGGGCATGCGGCCGAGCAAAAGGGCGATCTCGAGGGCTTCCGCAACTTCAACGAGCAGGTGCTGGCCCAGCGGGACGACGGCGGACTCGAACTCGCCGCCAGCCGCTACATCGCGCATGTGAACCTGTACACCTACCAGCTGCATCGCGGCGCCTATCGCGAGGCCCACGGGCATCTGGAACGGGCGATCGCGATCGCCGATGAACGCAATTTCTACCCCTACATGCTGGCCGCCAAGCTGCAGCGCATCCACCTGTGGGCCTGCGAGGGCAAGGTGGATGAGGCCGAATCGGCCCTGAAAGCCCTGCCGGCTGGCTGGCGCGAGGTGCTCGACTGGCACGACCTGGCCTGTGCCCACGCCGTGGCGGGCAACATCGCGATGCTGAGGGGACAGTGGCGAGAAGCCGATGATCGACTCAAGGCCTCCCTGAACCTGTTCGATCGGATCGGCCTGCAGGAAGGCAAGAAGATCCCGCTGGAACTGCAACTGTGGGTATGCGTTCGGCGCCACACGCCGCAACGCATGTCGGCGCTGCTGGCCGAGGCCAACGTGCCGGCCGGCAAGACGATCTACGACCTGGCCCTGCTGCTGCCGCGGGCGCGGGCCGCGCTGCAGCTGGACGATGCGGCCGGAGCCCTGGCGCTGGCGGGCGAGGCCGTCACAGGCCTGACGCCTCTGAATGCGGCCCGGCACCTGGCCCATGCGCACGCCATCATCGCGGCCGCCCGGCTGCGCCTGGGGGAACGGGGGGCCGCGCGGGCGGCCTTCGAGCAGGCCGAACAGCTCTTGCAATCCCGGCAGATCGCCTTCCTGCGCAACATGGATGCCGAACTGTGGAACGAGCTCTCCACCCTGGGCGCCGCCGCGCCGGTGGCCAGTGCGGCGGCCGCCGTGGCGCAGCAGGTGCGCACCGCCCCCTCGCTCGCCGAGACGGAACAGCAAGCCGGCGGCACGGCCCCCTTGGGCCTGACGCTGCGCATGCTCGGTGGCTTCGAAGCCCGCGTGGACGGCAGCGCGATCGACCGCTGGCCACGCCAGAGCGCCAAGCTGATCCTGGCCTCGCTGGCGATCTACCCGCGCGGCCTCACGCTGGTGGAACTGGCCGAACACGTGGGAGGAGGGGAAGCCTCCAACCTGACGCGCTTCAAGGTGGCCGTCTCGACCCTGCGTCGCATCCTGGAACCGGAGGTGGAACACGGCCGCGAATCCCGCTTCGTGCAGTTCGCCGACGAGCGTTACTTGCTGGCCCCGGACGCGCTGGCCAGCGTCGACGTGCGGGCCTTCGAGAACGGGCTGACCACCGCCGAGCGCCTGTGGGCCGAGGACCCCAACGCCGCGGCCGGGCGGCTGGCCGAAACGCTGGCGCTCTACCGGGGCAATCTGCTCGATTGCGCGCCCTTCAACGACCGCTTCCTGCCGGAACGCGAGGCCCTGCGCTTCAAGGCCTTGCAGGGCTTCCTCAGGCTGGCGGCCTGGCAGAAAGCCTCGCCAAACGCCGCGGAGCAAACGCTGACGCGCCTGCTCGGGCTCATGCCGTGGGAAGAGGAAGCGGCCCTCGCCCTCATGCGGCACCACGCGGCGATCGACCGACCGGATCGGGTCCGACAGGTCTATTGGGACTGCCGCAAGGCCCTCAAGGCGGCCTTCGGCGGCACACCCTCCGAGGAGTTCGAGCAGGCCTATCAGGCCCTGCTCAAGGCCTGA